Below is a window of Drosophila bipectinata strain 14024-0381.07 chromosome XR, DbipHiC1v2, whole genome shotgun sequence DNA.
TGACTATGTTCTCTGCCTCTATGAGTAGACTCTCCAACACATGGTCCCTCGGCGCGACTTCCATCAGGGTATGGCGCAGCACTCGCTTGACGCACTGCACCATCCGCTCCCATACTCCGCCCTCAGACGGGTTGGATGGGCAATTAAAAACCCACTCAATGCTCCTGTTGGATAACTCACTCTGTATCCTTTCCGTCTCGAACACGTCTCCAAATCGTCTGGCCTCCCTGTCAGCTCCCACGAAGTGTTTGCCGTTGTCACTCCGCAGTTTACGTACTGGTCCACTACGGCAGACGAAGTTCCTGATTGCTATTATACAGGAATCCGTTGACAGGTCATGCGCCAGCTCCAGATGAATTGCCCTTGTCGTCAAGCATGTGAACAAGGCGACCCAACGCTTCTCTCTGTGACGGGCAACGGTCACCAGCAGTGGCCCAAAGTAGTCCAGTCCTGTGTACTTGAATGGCCATCCTCCAGCTTCAAAGCGATCCTCTGGAAGGGGTCCCATTATCGGCGGTATCGGCCGCGTCCGTTGCAGCTTGCACACGTTGTACGACGAGATTATCTCCTTCAGCACTCGTCTTATCTTGGTGACCCAGAATCTCGTCCGGATCTGGGCAATCGTCGCATCCACGTTTTGAAGCTTCATCTGGGCGTGGTAGTGTCTTACTACCATCTCCGTAAGACTATGCCTGTGTGACAGTATCACAGGCCTCCTCGCACTGTATGGCATGGACAGCGCGGCATCGACTCTGCCATAAACTCGCAGAACTCCATACTTGTCCACGTAAGGCGCCAGACTTCGAATCTCGCTCGAGTTGGCGACGTCCTTTCCGCGTTCCGCCGACCTCATCTCGTCGGGAAACGACTCCAATTGGGCCTGCCTGATTAACAGGTTCTCCGCGGCCTCACACTCCGTTGCAGTGAGTCCATATTCCTGAGCTCGCTTCTCTGTTTGCGGCACCGTCGCGCAAACCTCAGGACCCAGACGGTGGTCCTCACCAGGCGACTGAAGCTCTAGAATCTCTGGAACAGGATGACAAATTCATTCGATGCTACCAAAGCGAACTCACCGGGCATCTCCTCCTCGTCAGGTGCATCTGGAACATGCTCGGTTCCCTTCTCAGGCGTTGGCCAGCCGCTTTCTGGCTGCCTCAAAAATGCGGGACCGCTTAGCCACCGGGATTCCGGGCTAAGGTCCGCCTTGCTCTGCGACCGCGTCGCATCATCCGCTGCGTTGTCAGCTGTAGGTACCCATCTCCACTGGGAAACCTTCGATGACTCCAAAATCTCCGCCACTCGGTTGCCAACAAACTGCTTATACCGGCGGTGGGTGCTACCGATCCATTTCAGCACCGTTTTTGAGTCCGTCCATAAAACCGTCTCGCTGATGTCCACACTGTGTTCTTCCTTGACAGTATTCATCACTCTGGTTCCAAGGGCCGCTGCCTGCAGCTCCAGTCGTGGGATGGACATCGTTCTCATCGGCGCACACTTCGTCTTTGCGCACACGAAGCTAACCAGCACGTTTCAATTCTTGTACGTGACCCTCCAATAGGCCACCGCCGCGAATGCAGATTGACTTGCGTCCACGAAAACGTGTAGCTCGATTGTCCAAACTTCTCCACGCCCAAAATAGTGGCAAGGACATCGGAACTGTCCCACGGCGTCCATCTCTCTGCGCCAGGCAGCAAAGGCTTTGCCTATCTCCTCCGGCAGCGGTTCGTCCCACTGGATCTTCTGCCTCTAGATCTCCCGCAGCAACAGCTTCGCTGTAATCTTCATGCAGCACAGGAACCCCAATGGGTCGAACGTTGACATCAGCAGGCTCAAAAACTCCCCCTTTGTTGGGACTCGCTCTCCACTTAGGACGCTTTTTGGCACTCGATGATACTCCACGTTGAATCTGAAGTCATCCGTTGCTACCTACCAACGCATTCCATTTGAGTCTGAGGATTTTCTGCTCAGACTCACCCCATCCGACGCTCTTGACTTGTCCAGGTGGTCCCAGCGCCGCTTCCACGATGGGTGAGCTGGATGAGAACTGGCATAGTTCGAATCCAGCCTCCGCGTGTATCTCCTTCACTCGGGTAGATACCTCGATAGCTTCGCTCTCCGTATCGAAACTATCCACGTAGTCATCGACATAATGGTGGTCGATGATGGCCTTGACTGCCCTCAGATCTGAATCCCGAAACTTCAAGGCATTCACCGTCTTGACGTAGTGCGCAGTGCTCGGCGAGCAGGCTGCTCCAAAAGTCATCACGTTCATTTCGTATATATCCGGCTCTCGATCGTCGTTGCCATTTCTCCAGAGGAACCTTTGGGAATATCGATCCTCGGGTCGGATCAGCACTTGGTGGAACATCTCCTTGATGTCCCCGCAGACTCCGACTGCTCCTTCTCTGAAGAGGAAGAGCACAGCTGGCAAGGGCTTGTAGTGCTGAGCCCCTTTGTCCAGCGCCGAATTGAGTGAGGTTCCTCCAACCTTGGCTGCAGCATCGGTCACAAGCCGGACCTTTCCGGGCTTGTTTGGGTTTTCCACACCAAAATGTGGCAAATACCACAGCTTGTCGCTCTTCACCGCGACCTCATCCGGCTGCAGCTTCCTTGCATATCCATTGGAAACGTAATCCTTGATGATACGGTCGTATTCCAGAGCCAACTGCCCGTTGCGCTTCAACTTCTTCTCGACGTTGATCAGCCGTCTGTGCGCCATCTCATAGCTCCGTGGCAGCACAGCGTGGTCATCCTTCCAGAGCAATCCCGTCTGGTCGCGACGCCCCTCTTTCACCGTGGTGTCGTCGAGGATCCTTTGGGCCCGCGCGTCGTCGCTGGCTGCGACCGGTTGCGCGAGCTTCACACCAAAGCCTTCCATCTCGACGTAGTCCTCCACCATCTTTTCCATCGTGTCCTCCACTGACACGGCTAGAAGGCAGGACCTCGGTGACGGCGTAGTTGATTGTCCACTTACTGGCCAAAACACAACCCATCCAAGCTTGGTTGCGGTCGCGAACGGTCCCTCTCTGGCAAACCGCCTCGTCCTGAGTGGCAATCCCAAATGTCCATGGGCCAGTCCGATGAGCAACTTCGACACCACGTTGCTGTAGGGCTTCATCGGCAGTCTCGAATCCCTTTGCACGCCCTGGACATCTCGTCGACATAACGTCTGCATCGGCAGACTCAAGTTTGAAACGGCGTACACGTTTTTCAACGGGTGGCGAGTGGGCTTCCCAGCTCCACTTATCTCCAGACTCACCACGTTGGTAGGCTCCCTGCTGGCTCTTCCTCCAAACCATTGGACGTTAAGCTGTCGATGTTCGCCTTGCAATCCCAG
It encodes the following:
- the LOC122321419 gene encoding uncharacterized protein, which translates into the protein MSIPRLELQAAALGTRVMNTVKEEHSVDISETVLWTDSKTVLKWIGSTHRRYKQFVGNRVAEILESSKVSQWRWVPTADNAADDATRSQSKADLSPESRWLSGPAFLRQPESGWPTPEKGTEHVPDAPDEEEMPEILELQSPGEDHRLGPEVCATVPQTEKRAQEYGLTATECEAAENLLIRQAQLESFPDEMRSAERGKDVANSSEIRSLAPYVDKYGVLRVYGRVDAALSMPYSARRPVILSHRHSLTEMVVRHYHAQMKLQNVDATIAQIRTRFWVTKIRRVLKEIISSYNVCKLQRTRPIPPIMGPLPEDRFEAGGWPFKYTGLDYFGPLLVTVARHREKRWVALFTCLTTRAIHLELAHDLSTDSCIIAIRNFVCRSGPVRKLRSDNGKHFVGADREARRFGDVFETERIQSELSNRSIEWVFNCPSNPSEGGVWERMVQCVKRVLRHTLMEVAPRDHVLESLLIEAENIVNSRPLTNLPVDADQKAPLTPNDLLKGVANLPDTPGLDAKLPKEGSTRKQWRIARMLRDRF
- the LOC122321418 gene encoding uncharacterized protein gives rise to the protein MQHSPRRSSRLNGGEATPTTSSAAESRPRVNITTAEAISRPATTATTVASQPRSTVTAAASSEPEVSQPLTAYLLERITALEIELKKVKALDATSTANCAPIAVGPSANGANSGASERPPSLPDLPTFGGQPEDWPIFNCAFVETTQAYNCTDLENNQRLLKALRDEARETVKSLLIHPANVRAVMEQLRFRFGRPEQLIRSQLNSVREVQPISEQQLARIVPFATRVSNLTAFLQSAKAEQHLGNPTLMEELVAKLPTSKRVYWARHAASIQPFPTVAHFSAWLQEYANIVCTILDVDGKEPRRRVLHASVDQNGYEQRDDRHGGCPICEGQHATTSCSEFIEASPPGRWSMVKRHRLCFTCLRSGHAARSCDVHGECQINGCRRLHHRLLHEEDEGRRRPEQRGGFRRHNGGNQMSPVSRRSLERRAPQPAEAPVQTNLSIDVEGGRLLFRILPVTLYGAGRQVDTYALLDEGSSVTMIDNELRRDLGLQGEHRQLNVQWFGGRASREPTNVVSLEISGAGKPTRHPLKNVYAVSNLSLPMQTLCRRDVQGVQRDSRLPMKPYSNVVSKLLIGLAHGHLGLPLRTRRFAREGPFATATKLGWVVFWPVSGQSTTPSPRSCLLAVSVEDTMEKMVEDYVEMEGFGVKLAQPVAASDDARAQRILDDTTVKEGRRDQTGLLWKDDHAVLPRSYEMAHRRLINVEKKLKRNGQLALEYDRIIKDYVSNGYARKLQPDEVAVKSDKLWYLPHFGVENPNKPGKVRLVTDAAAKVGGTSLNSALDKGAQHYKPLPAVLFLFREGAVGVCGDIKEMFHQVLIRPEDRYSQRFLWRNGNDDREPDIYEMNVMTFGAACSPSTAHYVKTVNALKFRDSDLRAVKAIIDHHYVDDYVDSFDTESEAIEVSTRVKEIHAEAGFELCQFSSSSPIVEAALGPPGQVKSVATDDFRFNVEYHRVPKSVLSGERVPTKGEFLSLLMSTFDPLGFLCCMKITAKLLLREI